From the Polaribacter tangerinus genome, the window ATCAAAATAAACCTACCAAAAACTTTGAGAATTTTGAATTTGAGCTCATAAAATTTTCTGCAATGAGTGCACCTTTTTCTAAAGAGGAGTTCGAAAAAAGTTCTGAAAAAGAACTTATAGACAAACTATACAATGTGGTAACAGCTCATTATAAGTCTAAAATTGAAAGAAATGCCATTTTAGCATATCCAGTAATTAAAGATGTTTTTGAAAATGAAGGTGATAAATACGAACGTATAGTAGTTCCTTTTACAGACGGAACGAAATCTTTACAAGTAGTTACTAACCTTAAGGAAGCTTATGAAACTGAAGGGAAAAGTTTAGTAACTGACTTCGAAAAAAACATAACTCTAGCTATTATTGATGAAAATTGGAAAGAGCATTTACGTAAAATGGACGAGTTAAAGCAATCGGTACAAAATGCATCTTATGAGCAAAAAGATCCGCTATTAATATATAAGTTTGAAGCCTTTGAGTTGTTTAAGATTACTGTTGATGAAATTAATAAAGAAGTACTATCTTTCTTATTTAAAGGAGAATTACCTACTCAAGACAGATCTCAAATATCAGAAGCTCGTCAACAAAAAAGACAAGCTTTAAACACCAGTAAAGCAGCCGTTCAGAACTCTACAGAACAAGCTATACAAAATTCTCGTCAGCAATCTTCAGAGCCTGTAGAAACAGTAGTAAGAGAGCAACCAAAAATTGGAAGAAACGAAAAAGTTACTATTAAAAATGTAATGAGTGGCGAAGAAAAGCAAGTAAAATATAAACAAGCCATTCCTTTAATAGAAAAAGGCGAATTTGTTATAGTTCAAAAATAATTTTTGAGTTTCAAAAAAAAGAACAAATTTTAAAGTTTGAAAACCAAAGCACAATTGCTTTGGTTTTTTTTTATTAAAATGGGGGTTTTTCCTGATTATTATAAATGTGTATATTGTAGTTTTGGAAAAGTTGAATATAAATTTTGTTAATTATCCTTAACTGTTTACGCAACTATCAATAAACTTAAAATCCCTAAAATGAATCTAGAACTATTTGAAAAAGTATTTAGTACTATAGACAAAGTAAACCAAGATGTTATAAACAGACACTTAAAAAAAATTAAAGAACTTAGTGTTTATTTACCAAAAACTCAGTCTTACTTTATGCTTCAAGACACCGTTAATCAATCTATAGGGCATCTTTGCGAAAATTACAGTCGTATTTTAGGTTACAATAAAAACGAAACTTTAGAAAAAGGACTACCTTTTCATTTTTCGAACTATCACCCAGAAGATGTAGAAAACTGGCAGAAGACCTTAAATGAGCTAATGCAATTTACAATGAAAGAGATACCTGAAGAAGAAAGAAGTAATTGTACGTATACCTGGACTTACAGAATAAAAACAAAAAAAGGAAAATATTTAAATATACAAGAGTGCTTAACTCCTATTTATTTTGATTCTTATGGAAAACCGCTTGTTGGTTTTTCTCAAAGTACTGTAATAGATAGTGTAAAAAAACAAGCTCAAATTGGAGTTTGTAAAAAGTTAAATAACAATGGAGAATATGAAACTTTATTCTATAAAAATTATTCTAAAAATATTTTATTAGACAATTTAAGCAATAGAGAATTAGATATTGTACGTTTATTATCTTTAGGTCTATCAACTAAAGAAATATCCGATAGGCTAAACATAAGTAGTTTTACAACCTCTACACACAGAAGGAATATTTTAGCAAAATTAGATTTTAATTCTACTGCAGAAATTACAAAATACTGCTTAACGCATCAGCTGTTTTAAGCAAAATTTACAAGTTGCTAGTTTTGATAACCTGATTAGTATTCAAAAAAAAACTTTTTTCTATTGAAAAAAATTTTTTTTGAATCGACACAAAGAAATGTTTTTAAAACTGTGTATCCATTTGCAAATACTGTAAAAACTCTTTTCTGGTTTCTTTTTCTTTAAACTTTCCACCAAACTCAGAGGTTACTGTAGAGCTTTCTATATCTTTAATTCCTCTAGAGTTTACACATAAGTGTTTTGCATCTAT encodes:
- a CDS encoding LuxR C-terminal-related transcriptional regulator, encoding MNLELFEKVFSTIDKVNQDVINRHLKKIKELSVYLPKTQSYFMLQDTVNQSIGHLCENYSRILGYNKNETLEKGLPFHFSNYHPEDVENWQKTLNELMQFTMKEIPEEERSNCTYTWTYRIKTKKGKYLNIQECLTPIYFDSYGKPLVGFSQSTVIDSVKKQAQIGVCKKLNNNGEYETLFYKNYSKNILLDNLSNRELDIVRLLSLGLSTKEISDRLNISSFTTSTHRRNILAKLDFNSTAEITKYCLTHQLF